One genomic segment of Chryseobacterium phocaeense includes these proteins:
- a CDS encoding DNA alkylation repair protein codes for MKNNIIKEIEEALAVLSIPEKAAFFPKFFKTGKGEYGEGDLFLGVKVPDQRSVAKEYYSKIDLKDLSTLLSSKYHEHRLTALFMLISKFEKTKDKTVKEEVVQFYLDHLPHVNNWDLVDSSCYKILGRYAFENGKEDLLRNLSDSEEMWHKRIAVVGTMHYVKKGSFELTKEFVTKNLKHTHDLMHKANGWLLREMGEKNEAELISFLNEHYQGMPRTCLRYAIEKLDEDVRQDYLKGRI; via the coding sequence ATGAAAAATAATATAATCAAAGAAATAGAAGAAGCTTTAGCTGTACTATCCATCCCGGAAAAGGCAGCGTTTTTTCCGAAATTTTTTAAAACAGGAAAAGGGGAATACGGTGAAGGAGACCTGTTTTTAGGCGTGAAAGTTCCGGATCAGAGATCGGTGGCCAAAGAATATTATTCAAAAATAGATCTGAAAGACCTGAGCACGCTGTTGTCTTCAAAATACCATGAGCACAGGCTTACTGCGCTTTTTATGCTGATCTCCAAATTTGAAAAAACGAAGGATAAGACGGTGAAAGAAGAGGTTGTACAGTTTTATCTGGACCATCTTCCGCATGTCAATAACTGGGATCTGGTGGACTCCAGCTGTTATAAGATTCTGGGGAGATATGCTTTTGAGAACGGGAAGGAAGACTTGTTGCGAAATCTTTCGGATTCTGAGGAAATGTGGCATAAAAGAATTGCTGTCGTAGGAACCATGCACTACGTGAAAAAGGGATCTTTTGAGCTTACCAAGGAATTTGTGACGAAGAACCTGAAGCACACACATGACCTGATGCACAAAGCCAACGGCTGGCTGCTCCGGGAAATGGGCGAGAAAAATGAAGCGGAACTCATCTCATTTTTGAATGAACATTATCAGGGAATGCCGAGAACCTGCCTTAGGTATGCCATTGAAAAGCTGGATGAAGATGTACGGCAGGATTATCTGAAAGGAAGGATTTAA
- a CDS encoding cation:proton antiporter: MELYYSFSALIVLASIFAYLNYRFLKLPSTIGIMVIAIVVSIFLVMFGETVLPRTFGHLNKLMNSIDFTEVLMGAMLNFLLFAGGIHININDLKEQFRPVLIFSTAGVVISTFVVGFGMFYLLPFLGIQLPFIYCLVFGALISPTDPVAVLSILKQANVSKSLETKVAGESLFNDGMAVVVFTVVLQLAIGKEVDLGVESIGLLLMKEAGGGILLGVLLGWVTSRLMREVDDYIISVLVTLSVVMGGYLIARQMHISGPLTMVAAGLFMGNFNVRFKMKSITQDYLIKFWELIDEILNAVLFLFIGFELLMIKDLKHFMIPGLLAIAVVLIARLISIWVPTRFMSMRTRFSPQTVKVLVWGGIRGGVSIALAMSIPKSEYSETILSITYCVVVFSIIVQGLTIAKVANPKAIAKEEEQQESIVADEHA; encoded by the coding sequence GTGGAGTTATATTATTCATTTTCAGCCTTAATCGTACTGGCATCTATTTTTGCCTATCTCAATTACAGATTTCTTAAGCTTCCGAGTACCATCGGGATTATGGTGATTGCCATTGTGGTTTCCATCTTTCTGGTGATGTTTGGGGAAACGGTTCTTCCAAGAACTTTCGGACATCTGAACAAGCTGATGAACAGTATAGACTTCACCGAAGTCCTGATGGGAGCGATGCTTAATTTCCTTCTTTTTGCAGGAGGAATCCACATTAATATCAATGACCTTAAGGAACAGTTCCGGCCCGTCCTGATATTTTCCACCGCAGGAGTCGTGATTTCCACGTTTGTGGTAGGGTTTGGAATGTTTTATCTGTTGCCCTTTTTAGGAATACAACTTCCTTTTATCTATTGTCTGGTGTTCGGAGCGCTTATTTCGCCTACTGATCCTGTAGCGGTTTTGAGTATCCTGAAGCAGGCCAATGTATCCAAATCACTGGAAACAAAAGTAGCCGGAGAATCCCTTTTCAATGACGGGATGGCGGTAGTTGTGTTTACGGTGGTTTTACAGCTGGCTATCGGGAAAGAAGTGGATCTTGGGGTTGAAAGCATCGGATTGCTTCTGATGAAAGAGGCGGGCGGAGGAATCTTGCTTGGGGTTTTATTGGGATGGGTAACATCCAGATTGATGCGTGAAGTGGACGATTATATTATTTCAGTTTTAGTAACACTTTCTGTGGTAATGGGAGGATATCTTATTGCCAGACAGATGCATATTTCAGGACCGCTCACGATGGTGGCTGCCGGTCTGTTTATGGGGAATTTTAACGTAAGATTTAAAATGAAATCCATTACCCAGGATTATCTGATTAAATTCTGGGAGCTTATTGACGAAATCCTGAATGCCGTATTATTCCTCTTCATCGGTTTTGAATTATTGATGATCAAGGATCTGAAGCATTTCATGATTCCCGGGTTATTGGCGATCGCAGTGGTTTTAATTGCCCGTCTGATCTCGATATGGGTTCCTACAAGATTCATGTCGATGAGAACAAGATTCAGTCCGCAGACCGTAAAGGTACTGGTCTGGGGAGGTATCCGTGGCGGAGTTTCCATTGCATTGGCCATGTCAATTCCAAAAAGTGAATACAGCGAAACCATTTTAAGTATCACCTACTGCGTGGTGGTCTTCTCAATTATTGTCCAGGGACTTACCATTGCTAAAGTAGCCAATCCGAAAGCAATTGCAAAAGAAGAGGAGCAACAGGAGAGTATTGTTGCGGATGAGCATGCTTAA